From a single Candidatus Bathyarchaeota archaeon genomic region:
- a CDS encoding S49 family peptidase — translation MSYGVVSRKSLIVIIILCVLLASSLLYQFVTPVMRVEKERPIVGIIRVEGTIIEASDARRITSSINNALLNGSVKAVVLMIDSPGGYAHLIEQIYLDILELKREKPIVAAAVTALSGGYYIAVAADYIYAHPTSMVGNVGVIGTAPPVLIPSERVIETGPQKWTGFSRILFPFNLTHALESFLSAVLKGRGDRLKVSSNTIRRGLVYLGSEAREAGLIDEIGSLQAAIEHAARLANLTEYRVEEIQPSLNTTKTLSSMANKTSIMDEALTLEALNRIYPPPAVYYLYLPLRGGTRSPLLLSPEEEPRLNVSSRAEGANVVVDLSHGNMISAWELDMLAAELSKRNITLGFASKWEDVDSSLENASALIIAAPTLDYSRKEVDRISKFVGEGRILLLFSDPSSEFLSPSSLLGPINSVANRFGLSFAKGYLYNEEDHYGFYRNIILRDFTNSSLTSGLGRVVLFTSTHIYSDGMGVATAPGGTYSSTAERPGVYAPIAVAERNGTVAAFGDITFLMEPYCYVEDNYRLILNIVSAISRVEVRPPERVEEERMVKRPELPVGTEKVYREVVDGEERMVMWVKVSEGIIRVERPDRNTTYYLDDEGSLLRWESDGMEASYDEPIPEEPYPLTEGERWTYGSPYNITIQGRTYRGRLSGEGEVEGFRTIEAGDGKSYFTAEVKLKERDEIMMEETNMTIISEGTLWISSEAGLVKGEYTTKYYVEGMLTGEETRMQILISIKKGGQ, via the coding sequence TTGAGTTATGGTGTGGTCTCCCGTAAGAGCCTCATAGTCATAATCATCCTCTGCGTCCTACTGGCCTCGAGCCTCCTTTACCAGTTCGTGACCCCCGTGATGAGGGTGGAGAAGGAAAGGCCCATCGTCGGGATCATCAGGGTGGAAGGTACGATTATAGAAGCCTCCGATGCTAGGAGGATAACCTCCTCGATAAACAACGCCTTATTGAACGGGAGCGTAAAGGCGGTGGTCTTGATGATCGACTCGCCAGGCGGTTACGCCCATCTCATCGAGCAGATCTACCTAGACATACTCGAGCTTAAACGGGAGAAGCCCATCGTGGCCGCAGCGGTAACAGCCCTCTCAGGAGGCTATTACATAGCCGTCGCGGCCGACTATATCTACGCCCACCCCACATCGATGGTTGGGAACGTGGGGGTTATTGGGACCGCCCCCCCGGTCTTGATCCCGTCTGAGAGGGTGATAGAGACAGGGCCTCAGAAGTGGACCGGCTTCTCGAGGATTCTATTCCCCTTCAACCTCACCCACGCCCTGGAGAGCTTCCTCTCAGCCGTCTTGAAGGGAAGGGGGGATAGGCTTAAGGTTTCATCCAACACTATAAGGAGGGGTCTGGTATACCTAGGAAGCGAGGCCAGGGAGGCTGGCCTAATAGACGAGATCGGGTCGCTCCAAGCGGCCATTGAGCATGCCGCTAGGCTCGCGAACCTAACAGAGTACCGTGTGGAGGAGATCCAGCCCTCCCTGAACACGACCAAGACCCTATCTTCTATGGCAAACAAGACCAGCATTATGGATGAGGCATTGACCCTTGAGGCCCTAAATAGGATTTATCCTCCTCCAGCGGTCTACTATCTATACCTACCACTAAGAGGGGGGACTAGATCCCCTCTTCTCCTATCGCCGGAGGAGGAGCCGAGGCTAAATGTGTCTTCAAGGGCTGAGGGGGCGAATGTCGTTGTCGATCTATCCCATGGGAATATGATCTCGGCTTGGGAACTCGACATGCTGGCCGCGGAGCTCTCGAAGAGGAACATAACCCTCGGCTTCGCCTCAAAGTGGGAGGATGTGGACTCGTCTCTTGAGAACGCCTCAGCCCTGATAATAGCCGCCCCAACCCTTGACTACTCTAGGAAGGAGGTGGATAGGATATCCAAATTCGTCGGTGAGGGGCGCATCCTCCTCCTATTCTCCGATCCATCATCAGAGTTCCTTAGCCCCTCATCCCTGCTAGGCCCTATAAACTCCGTTGCTAACAGATTCGGGTTATCCTTCGCTAAGGGATACCTCTACAACGAGGAGGATCACTATGGGTTCTATAGGAACATAATCTTGAGGGATTTCACCAACAGCTCCCTGACGAGTGGGCTTGGGAGGGTCGTCCTGTTCACCTCAACCCACATATACTCGGATGGGATGGGGGTGGCCACGGCTCCAGGCGGAACATACTCCTCCACCGCTGAGAGGCCCGGGGTCTACGCACCTATCGCAGTGGCGGAGAGGAATGGGACGGTCGCCGCCTTCGGCGATATAACCTTCCTTATGGAGCCCTACTGCTATGTGGAGGACAACTACAGATTGATCCTTAACATCGTCTCGGCGATATCCAGGGTGGAGGTCAGACCCCCTGAGCGTGTGGAGGAGGAGCGGATGGTCAAAAGGCCTGAGCTACCGGTCGGGACTGAGAAGGTCTACAGGGAGGTGGTGGACGGGGAGGAGCGGATGGTGATGTGGGTGAAGGTAAGCGAGGGGATCATCAGGGTCGAACGCCCAGACAGGAACACCACCTACTACCTCGACGATGAGGGATCCCTCCTAAGATGGGAGTCTGATGGGATGGAGGCCTCCTACGATGAGCCCATACCTGAGGAGCCCTATCCCCTTACAGAGGGGGAGAGATGGACCTACGGAAGCCCCTACAACATAACCATCCAAGGAAGAACCTATAGGGGTAGGCTGTCAGGAGAAGGGGAGGTTGAGGGGTTCCGGACGATAGAGGCGGGAGACGGCAAGAGCTACTTCACAGCCGAGGTGAAGCTGAAGGAGAGGGATGAGATAATGATGGAGGAGACCAACATGACGATCATCTCCGAGGGAACCCTCTGGATATCCTCTGAGGCCGGACTCGTTAAGGGAGAATACACGACCAAGTACTATGTCGAGGGGATGTTGACAGGGGAGGAGACGAGGATGCAGATACTCATCTCCATAAAGAAGGGAGGCCAGTGA
- a CDS encoding branched-chain amino acid ABC transporter permease, with product MLDPIVMGVIIYASMLIILCIGFSLTYMLERFPNFAHTSLASVGTMLTYTMVRLKGLNPYLSWPLISLLGGLLGIAIYMLIIRPLQRAGSSGIMLSFAMFALSFIMNSTLYIYSYWILMNYGFRAGGFILRAYDYRLWGYPAVFFTAPLISIILVYSLHHFLTRVKFGIALRATVENPELAQSLGVNVFHVHLASWFLTGFTSALAGAVLSLWSPTRLDRSDQLLMSVMAGSVLGGLENLYGAIVGGLILALAQIILPGLLIRIFGVWIGGYEPLVPMLVIIFTLLIEPNGLTGFLSGREGTLSGVLGLLKRQLNRAQINHKR from the coding sequence ACCCCATAGTAATGGGAGTGATCATATACGCATCCATGCTGATCATCCTATGCATCGGTTTCTCTCTGACATACATGCTTGAGAGGTTTCCAAACTTCGCCCATACCTCCCTCGCATCCGTGGGAACCATGCTCACCTATACCATGGTCCGCCTAAAGGGCTTAAACCCCTACCTCTCATGGCCTCTAATCTCCCTCCTTGGAGGGCTCCTCGGGATAGCCATATACATGCTCATCATAAGGCCGCTTCAGAGGGCGGGGTCCAGCGGGATAATGCTCTCCTTCGCCATGTTCGCCCTTTCCTTCATCATGAACTCAACGCTCTACATATACTCCTACTGGATCCTCATGAATTACGGCTTCAGGGCTGGAGGGTTCATCCTTAGGGCCTACGACTACCGCTTATGGGGTTATCCTGCCGTCTTTTTCACAGCCCCCCTGATCAGCATCATCCTCGTCTACTCCCTCCACCACTTCCTCACAAGGGTCAAGTTCGGGATAGCCCTGAGGGCGACCGTGGAGAACCCCGAGCTGGCCCAGTCCCTGGGCGTGAACGTCTTTCACGTCCATCTAGCCTCCTGGTTCCTCACGGGGTTCACCTCAGCTCTTGCAGGCGCTGTTCTAAGCCTCTGGTCCCCGACGAGGCTTGACAGGTCAGATCAGCTCCTCATGAGCGTGATGGCTGGAAGCGTCCTAGGAGGACTCGAAAACCTATACGGAGCCATAGTTGGAGGATTGATCCTCGCCTTGGCCCAGATTATCCTGCCCGGGCTCCTGATAAGGATCTTCGGGGTCTGGATAGGGGGATATGAGCCCCTGGTCCCGATGCTGGTCATCATATTCACCCTCCTAATAGAGCCGAACGGCCTGACGGGGTTCCTATCCGGAAGAGAGGGGACCCTCAGCGGGGTTCTCGGCCTCTTAAAAAGGCAACTCAACAGGGCCCAGATAAACCATAAAAGGTGA
- a CDS encoding ArgE/DapE family deacylase yields the protein MEPRLREAFSMIDGMRILELAKRLIEIPSVTGEELRVAHYAKEVLESSGLPVELRGSGERPIVLSNINPEKSPYIVFNGHLDTVPVPDPWAWTRDPFKPWVEDGRLYGRGSSDMKASCAVIIHALEVLERLNPSCSVGIQLVPDEERGGGQGTRLLLEEMMKGQLRKPDYVVIGEKSNLKIRIAERGLFQFHIRFRGRATHTAYARVEGINAIAKASKAVLSLEKGIDRFHPWIGYPVISVNTIKGGEVLNQVPAECIIGVDRRLIIGETAETVIAEVEETLREAGRGDPDWIWEILAERDERGGYIYDPPNYTDPENELAKAFQNAVRTAIGVEPELFVEWAGVTDGRFYRYAGIPTVGFGPVGEHAHGPDEFVYLDSLEAQARVYIAAVLDLAERAKKKL from the coding sequence ATGGAGCCGAGGTTGAGAGAGGCATTCTCCATGATAGACGGCATGAGGATCCTCGAGCTTGCTAAGAGGCTAATAGAGATCCCCAGCGTCACAGGGGAGGAGTTGAGGGTGGCCCACTACGCTAAGGAGGTGCTCGAGTCCTCCGGCCTACCAGTCGAGCTCAGGGGCTCAGGGGAGAGGCCCATAGTCCTCTCGAATATAAACCCAGAGAAGTCCCCATACATAGTATTCAACGGCCACCTTGACACGGTTCCGGTTCCGGATCCCTGGGCCTGGACCAGAGACCCCTTCAAGCCCTGGGTTGAAGATGGGAGGCTTTACGGAAGGGGCTCATCGGATATGAAGGCCTCATGCGCCGTTATCATCCACGCATTGGAGGTTCTGGAGAGGCTGAACCCGAGCTGCTCGGTGGGGATCCAGCTGGTCCCCGACGAGGAGAGGGGTGGAGGGCAGGGAACCAGGCTCCTGCTGGAGGAGATGATGAAAGGGCAGCTCAGGAAGCCAGACTATGTCGTGATAGGGGAGAAGAGCAACCTCAAGATCCGGATAGCTGAGAGGGGCCTCTTCCAGTTCCACATAAGGTTCAGGGGGAGGGCTACCCACACCGCCTACGCTAGGGTTGAGGGGATAAACGCCATAGCCAAGGCCTCGAAGGCTGTCTTATCGCTGGAGAAGGGGATAGATCGATTCCATCCATGGATAGGATACCCGGTCATAAGCGTGAACACCATAAAGGGAGGGGAGGTCCTTAACCAGGTCCCCGCGGAGTGCATCATCGGTGTGGACAGGAGATTGATAATCGGGGAGACAGCCGAGACGGTGATAGCCGAGGTCGAGGAGACTTTGAGGGAGGCTGGAAGGGGAGACCCCGACTGGATTTGGGAGATCCTGGCCGAGAGGGACGAGAGGGGAGGCTACATATATGATCCACCTAACTACACGGATCCGGAGAACGAGCTGGCCAAGGCCTTCCAAAACGCGGTTCGAACAGCGATAGGGGTTGAACCCGAGCTGTTCGTCGAGTGGGCGGGGGTCACGGACGGCCGATTCTACAGGTACGCCGGCATCCCCACCGTGGGTTTCGGCCCGGTGGGGGAGCACGCCCACGGCCCGGACGAGTTCGTCTACCTGGACTCCCTAGAGGCACAGGCCAGGGTCTACATAGCCGCGGTGCTGGACCTAGCTGAGAGGGCAAAGAAGAAATTATAA